ACAGCTTTACATTCAGTCTCGTTCTTTTGATGATGTGGTGGATATGTGCAAGAACCATGATGAAATGTTGCGGTGCATGCCTGCCATCCAACCGATCTCCAATAAAGATTTGCGTCAGACTGCTTCCGGATATGGAATGCGTATAGATCCCATTTACGGTACTGCAAAGTTCCATGAGGGAATGGATTTCTCGGCTCATCCCGGCACGGAGGTTTATGCGACCGGTGACGGCACGGTCATTAAGGCAGGATGGGAAACCGGTTACGGAAATGTTGTTATTATTGATCATGGTTTCGGATATCAAACGTGGTATGCTCATCTGCAGGGATTTCGCACGAAGCCCGGTAAGAAGGTAGTGCGTGGTGAGGTTATCGGAGAGGTGGGTAGCACTGGTAAAAGTACAGGCCCTCACTTGCACTATGAGGTGCATGTGAAAGGTCGGGTGGTAAATCCTGTCAATTACTATTTTATGGATTTAAGTGCCGAGGACTATGACCGCATGATACAAATTGCTTCCAATCATGGCAAAGTATTAGATTAATATTTAAGAATAGATGTTGAATACGGATAAAAAGTTAAAACTGTATTATTCCATCAGTGAAGTGGCCCGGATGCTCAATGTTAACGAATCGCTGCTTAGGTTTTGGGAAAAAGAGTTTCCGCAACTCAATCCCAAGAAGGGGGGGCGTGGCATACGGCAGTATCGGGAGGAGGATGTCGAAACCGTTAAGCTTATCTATCATCTGGTGAGGGAAAGAGGTATGACATTGCCCGGAGCCCGGCAACGCATGAAAGATAATAAAGAGGCTACTTTGCGTAACTTCGAGATCGTTGACCGGCTGAAATCTATCCGTGAAGAACTGGTTGGCATGCGTGATGCGCTGGATGCATTTACTTATGAACAGATAGAGACAT
Above is a window of Bacteroides helcogenes P 36-108 DNA encoding:
- a CDS encoding M23 family metallopeptidase: MRKVYYIYNPQTQTYDRIYPTVRQRAVSILRRLFIGMGLGAGSFIVLLLIFGSPSEKELRKENSQLQAQYNVLSRRLDEAMGVLQDIQQRDDNLYRVIFQADPVPTAIRKAGYGGTNRYEHLMDMANSELVVNTTQKLDMLTKQLYIQSRSFDDVVDMCKNHDEMLRCMPAIQPISNKDLRQTASGYGMRIDPIYGTAKFHEGMDFSAHPGTEVYATGDGTVIKAGWETGYGNVVIIDHGFGYQTWYAHLQGFRTKPGKKVVRGEVIGEVGSTGKSTGPHLHYEVHVKGRVVNPVNYYFMDLSAEDYDRMIQIASNHGKVLD
- a CDS encoding MerR family transcriptional regulator codes for the protein MLNTDKKLKLYYSISEVARMLNVNESLLRFWEKEFPQLNPKKGGRGIRQYREEDVETVKLIYHLVRERGMTLPGARQRMKDNKEATLRNFEIVDRLKSIREELVGMRDALDAFTYEQIETLKENLDDSPS